One Herbiconiux sp. A18JL235 genomic window carries:
- a CDS encoding DUF6328 family protein produces the protein MGDEIAVDADPADDRDESPNERYDRNWNELLQEFRVLQTGTQILAGFLLTLPFQQRFTELSRLDHTLYLVLVILAAVITLLALAPVTMHRLLFRQKAKKQLVQTSSIILIICLAAASLLFVGIVLFIFDFVISPEAGFWAAGVVLVLAVIIWAVAPPLLRAARRRSAD, from the coding sequence GTGGGAGACGAGATAGCCGTGGATGCCGATCCTGCGGATGACCGGGATGAGAGTCCAAACGAGCGGTACGACCGCAACTGGAACGAACTCCTGCAGGAGTTCCGGGTACTCCAGACCGGCACCCAGATCCTCGCCGGATTCCTCCTGACACTGCCTTTCCAGCAGAGGTTCACCGAGCTGAGCCGGTTGGATCACACTCTCTACCTGGTGCTGGTAATTCTCGCCGCGGTGATCACGTTGCTGGCGTTGGCACCGGTGACGATGCACCGGCTGCTGTTCCGGCAGAAGGCAAAGAAGCAGCTCGTCCAAACCTCCAGCATCATCCTGATCATCTGCCTCGCCGCCGCATCACTGTTGTTCGTCGGAATCGTGCTGTTCATCTTCGACTTCGTGATCTCCCCGGAAGCGGGCTTCTGGGCCGCAGGCGTCGTGCTCGTCCTCGCGGTGATCATCTGGGCCGTCGCTCCCCCACTTCTGCGCGCTGCGCGGCGCCGCTCCGCCGACTAA
- a CDS encoding DUF6766 family protein: MKQFVRDNSLTLFFGIIFLAALIGQSFAGLAAYNDTQVAEGLLKIGYWRFVTSSNFAVDVAENWQSEYLQFFLYIWATVWLIQRGSPESKQPGKEGKETDQEQKIGRYAEPGSPRWAAADGFRRVLFSHSLLIVMGSIFLLSWLAQSVTGTIAYNEEQLTSLEAPVSWIGYVFSADFWNRTLQNWQSEFLAVGSMAALAIYLRERGSSESKKVGDPHHETGT; encoded by the coding sequence ATGAAGCAATTCGTCCGCGACAACAGCCTCACCCTGTTTTTCGGGATCATCTTCCTGGCCGCGCTGATCGGGCAGTCCTTCGCGGGACTTGCCGCCTACAACGACACCCAGGTCGCCGAAGGGCTCCTGAAGATCGGGTATTGGCGATTCGTAACGTCGTCGAACTTCGCCGTCGATGTCGCCGAGAACTGGCAATCCGAATACCTCCAGTTCTTCCTCTACATCTGGGCCACCGTGTGGCTCATCCAGCGCGGCTCACCCGAATCGAAACAGCCCGGCAAGGAAGGCAAAGAGACCGACCAGGAGCAGAAGATCGGCCGTTACGCCGAGCCAGGGTCACCACGGTGGGCGGCCGCTGACGGGTTCCGTCGCGTGCTGTTCTCTCACTCGCTACTGATCGTGATGGGGTCGATCTTCCTGCTGTCCTGGCTCGCCCAATCCGTCACCGGGACGATCGCCTACAACGAGGAGCAACTCACCAGCCTCGAAGCACCCGTTAGCTGGATCGGGTATGTATTCTCGGCGGACTTCTGGAACCGGACCCTGCAGAACTGGCAGTCCGAGTTCCTGGCCGTCGGAAGCATGGCCGCGCTAGCGATCTATCTTCGCGAACGGGGGTCGAGCGAATCCAAGAAGGTCGGCGACCCCCACCACGAAACCGGCACCTAA